Proteins encoded together in one Formosa sp. Hel3_A1_48 window:
- a CDS encoding FG-GAP-like repeat-containing protein produces the protein MKNFFSFTLLFLMSSNIFFSQNISIAADNTILNEGSTLTLTASLDAVSTEKIFLPISTSGSATVDIDYAIDFPALGDETLIANFINSYEYFDILQDGRYVLLNNNDLLVYDSSTGSSENIVLSRNYENIQLKGNTIYTRYNQNSIYEIDITDLSSVIETEIATLPANNFMDKEFSIEGDNILYNTFDSENSIYKLYKKSGNDEPELIHTFSDTGYMWGLQPILLNDRVFMIQTYNNVYELVDDNFVLQPQMVNQNGEGLDLEQGKYNTHNGRFYAKAIVNGTGGYHVHEIDLETGIGSKLDYELSSEIVAIKDFSFLSNGNLVLSNYINANPEYGIYSYQLNLAIKIAAGDTTGTITFTATDDESDEDDETIIITPGTPTNGTLSDSSDIVATIVDNDDAAVVTFVLSSETLAEDATSSITLTATATPVSGVDVTIPYTLSGTATNDEDYSVSDPEIVIPAGSESASITISAINDTDVEVIETIVFELGALTNGTTDTTDITLNLESEDDPEVSSIVAAPTSFVEGTSTTVTATISTAASRDLDIPLTLSGTAVSELDYTTTFASQGQETKVYDSGGENSNDNFGDFRVLSDGRYGFVNGNNLRIYDPETEDLEYINLDRGYNETQFSETENTFYGTNNQQIWKINILEDNSTVETSHLDYTGYNLEGGFSLHGDKLYYILESSGLRSGYIKDGANDPVLMFESNECCYSPILVGDRLINFRWERWSEVVNGNYQGENYLSTVDGEAVSINSISVYPSTSVVYNDDLYISLALTGQGQRIYKLDIDNNDLITVAYTPGDDIVSGNNFSHFDFDSMGNLLVYSQDNSNGNRSVYSYQFAPSIKIAAGDTTGTITFTATDDESDEDDETIIITPGTPTNGTLSDSSDIVATIEDNDDAAVVTFALSSETLAEDATSSITLTATATPVSGVDVTIPYTLSGTATNDEDYSVSDPEIVIPAGSESASITISAINDTDVEVIETIVFELGALTNGTTDTTDITLNLESEDEPISSLTATNPDMNEGESTSITLEIDEPTSRDVIVPLQLSGSATFNIDYTTAFETQGEETFLMNVNNNYNNMVVLSDGRVVFLDSSQVYVYDIATQTQQQYQLDNYANYINISGDTIYLKRNDRISKFNIDQFNFSDDGTNQIETILIAGSDLLGSNDSFQGNNIVAEGDTVLYQIYDWPNGYKIYKKQSDNDAELIYEGDQYAQNLLLFNGRTYSFNNSGVREIYNNSYTNYINYEDINFYQIIPYNNQVYALVEDNSENERQVVKLDIENDIVNSIGSQGSVELMPYVLGENHDFIYRFGFDNFDNLILLNRTFENDNYTYGLFSYQLFPEILISAGQTSGTFTFESIDDNSFEDDETIIVTPGEIQNASFTNQDPLTLSIIDDDNPPLITFELSSDSIVENSEFSVNLTATADVQSGVEITIPLIMSGTADLDEYELSSESIVIPPNATSANITISTFGFDDDEVEIAESIIFTFGEISNAVTETPSISLSLLSEDDPTINDVQVLQTELIEGESTEVTVTLSAPSSNDVYLPLVLGGSATNEIDYTTGFEAEGEETLIGQLTNNDFNTYGILEDGRHVFLNGNQIRVMSADATTESQANLDSYYSYMVIEGNTIYVANNDRIATVDITDISSSQAVVNQVVPLSNDQGFSVHSSFDVENGKIVYEVYVNSLGTRQIWLLESLEENPILLASSLNCCFRPVLVDGNVYRVDSWRYRQLFSDGEQSSDINYSGGGIDTNRDIVVKDGILYGFDSSQSGDVIVRLDLQAGDGTVSQAFDVDISEDINNTRSFGFSPDGNIVLVNGVIENNEVITQLNSYLQSIQIKINAGAISGSITVDTFDDDSYEFDETISIAYGTPANVNIGSIDVPNITILDNDTPPTVAFELSNETIVEGASESVTLTATLSEVSGYDVTVPFTMSGTAGADEYAVSSLSIFIPAGNESGAVEVSTTEFDDEEVEILETIIFNIAEITNGTSEITEAILKLESDDDPNLISVVAEPLEFAEHESSIITATIDQAASRDVIIPLSFSGTATNEIDYTTGFEAEGEESLIGQLTNSDFNKYGILEDGRHVFLNSNQIRVMSADATTESQADLGSSYYFMEIEGNNIYLSNNDRIAIADITDISSSQVTVEEIVSLDNLSGNGYSFHVENGKIVYGVSVNSSGTRQVWLLESLEEDPILLGSSLECCYRPVLINGNIYRLESWGYRQLIDGDDGIYISYNGGNINRDRKTIVKDNILYGFSNDGDIVKVDLEAGDGTVSQAFDIDISEDINNTRSFGFSPDGNIVLVNEVFENSQTTTQLNSYLQSTLIKISAGQLTGEILIQGVEDDLNAPGEESDETIEVSIISSQNASMGESNTIEDFTLTILNNEIDLVLDDLAFDEFFPALTNSSVAWGDFDRDGDQDMAVMGQSFFFGVITRVYKNDNGVFSEANVGAFAPTYEGDLMWVDYNKDGYIDLVVSGLDPNNDPSTIIYENINGQTFTPSLDLTLPDLFSTSMDSGDLDNDGDIDFVINGIDTNNAWKKFIYKRDGNQLILEEDYQGQFGGETGIPDGVFRIADNQLDGDLDIFILGETDSRVKTNTYIDENNEYYDVGMNSLEGASMSTFGNYVYFMGQDFDESMRFYRKSLINGDTQNISGIEGLKNGDIAIGDYNNDGFEDLVITGENSSASAVTKLYDGKPNNTFVENTEIELVGLLNSTAKWVDYDTDGDLDLFLNGSNDFGEFSLLYKTNLLNKTNSPSDLIENLSFENLGNGKVRLSWDEPNDDFSDNLGYVLRLGTTELGSELSNTESNLDTGQRLITKSTQINSNSFEISLDPGNYFWSVQSVDSGLKGSAFSEESTFQLTYEWKLLNQGGIIDRSISSVDDPIVKLTDIDGDNDMDLVYGSRASGSDIQIFRLGKSNFEYFDNVNDARGITDIEFLDINNDLVLDIIVNTWNSPQSNFLRLYNSNSQGGFNSVFSAPGLYQAKIELIDINNDGTQEIVHAGRTSDAANSQLKIFVFEQDGSSLSDQANDISNQLASGVRQGAFGFGDIDQDEDIDFGITGLSNFGARSEVFMNETIFTETVAPIYTLNQNIDFTPAYESTLDFVDFDADGDLDILLTGLGPAPLFKVFANNGLSGDDLDFIEVDNTGLLPIRSANLDYGDYNADGYLDILYTGTVSGIGEVTKLVEFDPVSNSYVESDFDLSDIVNASIAFGDIDGDDDLDFTVAGESISDNNSVIKTYLNVRNESADVISGSTGSRLVSSMSQNNNNFVVNERPTTPAGMTNEYLGVDPETGYNKVRFTWSPSSDDHTNQSGLSYALKVGTSEGGDDIMKVKALSNGYRLIAGRGNVEQNNEWQLNLPTGDYYWSVQAIDASFSGSYFSDTVSFNTTSLSTISQEENFLNITVYPNPVKDGLVYIKADLYDSLDVQLFDIQGRLVIDQQVNNNNIDVSDLSGGVYMLKIKSQNKSKTVKLIIQ, from the coding sequence ATGAAAAACTTCTTTTCCTTTACGCTTTTGTTCTTGATGTCTTCGAACATCTTTTTTTCACAAAATATATCAATTGCAGCAGACAATACTATATTAAACGAAGGTTCTACATTAACATTGACTGCGTCTCTTGATGCTGTGTCAACAGAAAAAATTTTCTTACCAATTTCTACTTCTGGATCAGCTACAGTGGACATTGATTATGCCATAGACTTCCCTGCGCTGGGAGATGAAACGCTAATTGCCAATTTTATTAACAGCTATGAATATTTTGACATATTACAAGACGGGCGTTATGTGCTTTTGAACAATAATGATTTGTTAGTTTATGATTCTTCAACTGGCTCATCTGAAAATATAGTATTATCTAGGAATTATGAAAATATTCAACTTAAAGGTAATACAATTTACACAAGGTATAATCAAAACTCTATCTATGAAATTGATATTACAGACTTATCTTCTGTAATAGAAACAGAAATAGCAACTCTCCCCGCCAACAATTTCATGGATAAAGAGTTTAGTATTGAAGGAGATAATATACTGTACAATACTTTTGACAGCGAAAATAGTATTTATAAATTATATAAAAAGTCAGGGAATGATGAACCTGAACTAATTCACACTTTTTCAGATACTGGCTACATGTGGGGTTTACAGCCAATACTTTTAAATGATAGAGTTTTCATGATTCAGACTTACAACAATGTTTATGAACTTGTTGATGATAATTTTGTTTTGCAGCCTCAAATGGTTAATCAAAATGGTGAAGGATTAGACCTTGAACAAGGTAAGTATAACACCCATAACGGCAGGTTTTATGCTAAGGCAATTGTCAACGGCACAGGCGGCTATCATGTTCATGAAATTGATTTGGAAACCGGTATTGGATCTAAGTTAGATTATGAGCTGTCTTCAGAAATTGTTGCAATTAAAGATTTTTCCTTCTTATCAAATGGCAACTTAGTTTTGTCAAATTATATAAATGCAAATCCGGAATATGGAATATATTCATATCAACTTAATCTGGCAATAAAAATTGCAGCAGGAGACACCACAGGTACGATTACTTTTACAGCCACTGATGATGAAAGTGATGAAGATGATGAGACGATAATTATAACACCAGGGACTCCAACAAACGGTACATTAAGTGATAGTTCAGATATTGTAGCCACTATAGTAGACAACGACGATGCTGCTGTAGTGACATTTGTATTGTCCTCAGAAACTCTTGCTGAAGATGCAACATCATCAATTACTTTAACAGCAACGGCTACACCAGTATCAGGTGTTGATGTTACGATTCCGTACACCCTTTCTGGGACAGCAACAAATGATGAGGACTACAGCGTTAGTGACCCAGAGATTGTTATCCCTGCAGGTTCAGAGTCTGCCAGTATTACAATAAGTGCAATAAATGATACTGATGTTGAGGTTATTGAGACGATAGTTTTTGAGCTAGGAGCTCTTACCAATGGGACTACAGATACAACAGACATTACACTAAACTTAGAAAGTGAAGACGACCCAGAGGTATCTTCAATAGTAGCTGCTCCAACATCATTTGTAGAGGGGACTTCAACTACAGTGACAGCAACAATTAGTACTGCAGCGTCAAGGGATCTTGATATTCCACTAACGCTAAGCGGTACAGCCGTAAGTGAGCTAGACTACACAACAACCTTTGCCTCCCAAGGCCAAGAAACTAAAGTTTATGACTCAGGCGGTGAGAATTCTAATGATAATTTTGGAGATTTCAGAGTACTTTCCGATGGTAGATATGGGTTTGTAAACGGGAACAATCTTAGGATATACGATCCAGAGACTGAAGATTTGGAATACATAAATTTAGACAGAGGTTATAATGAAACACAATTTTCAGAGACAGAGAATACTTTTTACGGAACAAACAATCAACAAATTTGGAAAATAAACATACTAGAAGACAACTCTACTGTAGAGACATCGCACTTAGATTATACTGGCTATAATCTTGAGGGTGGATTTTCTTTACACGGGGACAAGCTTTATTATATTTTAGAGTCGAGCGGACTTCGTTCTGGTTATATAAAAGACGGAGCTAACGACCCGGTTTTAATGTTTGAGTCCAATGAGTGTTGTTATTCACCAATCTTAGTAGGAGACAGATTGATTAATTTCCGCTGGGAAAGATGGAGTGAAGTTGTTAATGGAAATTACCAAGGAGAAAATTATTTGAGCACCGTTGATGGTGAAGCAGTAAGTATAAACTCAATTTCTGTATATCCCTCTACATCAGTAGTTTATAATGACGATTTGTATATAAGTTTAGCTTTGACAGGCCAAGGTCAACGAATTTATAAACTAGATATTGATAACAATGATTTAATTACCGTGGCTTACACCCCAGGGGATGACATTGTCTCAGGCAACAACTTCTCTCATTTTGATTTTGATTCAATGGGTAATTTGTTGGTTTATTCTCAAGATAATTCAAATGGCAATAGGTCAGTTTATTCGTATCAATTTGCGCCTTCAATAAAAATTGCAGCAGGAGACACCACAGGTACGATTACTTTTACAGCCACTGATGATGAAAGTGATGAAGATGATGAGACGATAATTATAACACCAGGGACTCCAACAAACGGTACATTAAGTGATAGTTCAGATATTGTAGCCACTATAGAAGACAACGACGATGCTGCTGTAGTGACATTTGCATTATCTTCAGAAACTCTTGCTGAAGATGCAACATCATCAATTACTTTAACAGCAACGGCTACACCAGTATCAGGGGTTGATGTTACGATTCCGTACACCCTTTCTGGGACAGCAACAAATGATGAGGACTACAGCGTTAGTGACCCAGAGATTGTTATCCCTGCAGGTTCAGAGTCTGCCAGTATTACAATAAGTGCAATAAATGATACTGATGTTGAGGTTATTGAGACGATAGTTTTTGAGCTAGGAGCTCTTACCAATGGGACTACAGATACAACAGACATTACACTAAACTTAGAAAGTGAAGATGAGCCAATCTCATCACTAACTGCTACTAACCCTGACATGAACGAAGGCGAATCAACTTCTATTACTCTAGAAATTGACGAACCTACTTCAAGGGATGTAATTGTTCCTCTTCAATTATCAGGTTCTGCAACATTTAATATTGATTACACCACAGCATTTGAAACCCAAGGTGAAGAGACATTCCTAATGAATGTAAATAATAATTACAATAATATGGTAGTTTTAAGCGATGGGAGAGTAGTCTTTTTAGATTCTTCGCAAGTTTATGTATACGATATAGCAACACAAACTCAACAGCAATATCAATTAGATAATTATGCGAATTATATCAATATTTCAGGGGACACAATATATTTGAAAAGAAACGACAGAATTTCCAAATTCAATATTGATCAGTTTAATTTTTCAGACGACGGAACCAATCAAATAGAAACAATACTAATCGCTGGATCTGATTTATTAGGATCAAATGATTCTTTTCAGGGTAATAATATTGTTGCTGAGGGAGACACTGTGCTTTATCAAATTTATGATTGGCCTAATGGGTATAAAATTTATAAAAAACAATCTGATAATGATGCTGAACTAATATATGAAGGGGATCAATATGCTCAAAATTTACTTTTGTTTAATGGAAGAACATATAGTTTTAATAATTCTGGGGTAAGAGAAATTTATAACAATAGTTATACAAATTATATTAATTATGAAGACATTAATTTTTACCAAATTATTCCTTACAACAACCAGGTTTATGCTTTAGTTGAAGATAATTCTGAAAACGAAAGACAAGTTGTAAAACTTGATATTGAAAATGACATTGTAAATTCAATTGGCAGCCAAGGCAGCGTAGAATTAATGCCGTACGTCCTAGGTGAAAACCATGATTTTATCTACAGATTTGGATTTGACAATTTCGACAACTTAATATTGCTTAACAGAACATTTGAAAATGACAATTATACTTATGGCTTATTTTCATATCAATTATTTCCAGAGATTTTAATTAGCGCTGGACAAACATCAGGAACATTTACTTTTGAGTCCATTGATGACAATTCGTTTGAGGATGATGAGACAATTATTGTCACACCAGGTGAAATACAGAATGCTTCATTTACAAATCAAGACCCCTTGACCCTAAGTATTATTGACGACGATAACCCCCCATTAATTACTTTTGAGTTATCGTCAGACTCTATAGTTGAAAATTCTGAATTTAGTGTAAATTTAACAGCTACCGCAGACGTTCAATCAGGAGTAGAAATTACTATTCCATTAATAATGTCAGGAACTGCAGATTTAGATGAATATGAGCTAAGTTCGGAGTCAATAGTAATACCACCAAATGCAACTTCTGCTAACATTACCATAAGTACCTTTGGTTTTGATGACGATGAAGTTGAAATTGCAGAGTCTATAATTTTTACTTTCGGGGAAATTTCAAATGCTGTAACAGAAACACCATCAATATCTTTATCATTATTAAGTGAAGATGATCCAACTATTAATGATGTACAAGTTTTACAGACCGAACTAATTGAAGGGGAGTCTACAGAGGTCACAGTTACTTTGAGTGCCCCGTCATCAAATGATGTTTATCTTCCACTAGTATTAGGCGGTAGTGCAACAAATGAGATTGATTATACTACTGGATTTGAAGCTGAAGGGGAAGAAACTTTAATAGGCCAACTAACCAACAACGATTTTAATACTTATGGAATTTTAGAAGACGGAAGGCATGTCTTTTTGAACGGCAATCAAATAAGAGTTATGTCTGCCGATGCAACCACAGAAAGCCAAGCGAATTTAGACTCTTATTATTCATATATGGTTATTGAGGGAAATACAATATACGTTGCTAATAACGATAGAATTGCCACAGTTGATATTACGGATATATCTTCTAGCCAAGCGGTTGTTAATCAGGTTGTTCCTCTAAGTAACGATCAAGGCTTCTCAGTTCACAGTAGTTTTGATGTTGAAAATGGTAAAATTGTTTATGAGGTTTATGTTAATTCATTAGGTACTAGACAGATTTGGCTACTTGAAAGTTTAGAAGAAAACCCTATTTTACTTGCATCGTCTTTGAATTGTTGCTTTAGGCCAGTTCTAGTTGATGGGAATGTTTACAGAGTAGATTCATGGCGATATCGACAGTTATTTAGTGATGGAGAACAATCCTCCGATATTAATTACAGTGGAGGTGGTATTGACACGAACAGAGATATAGTTGTAAAAGACGGTATTTTGTATGGGTTCGACAGCTCTCAATCTGGTGATGTAATAGTGAGGCTTGATTTACAAGCAGGTGATGGAACTGTTTCACAGGCGTTTGATGTTGATATTTCTGAAGATATAAATAACACAAGGTCTTTTGGTTTTAGTCCAGATGGAAATATTGTTTTGGTTAATGGTGTTATTGAAAACAATGAGGTAATTACTCAATTAAATTCATACCTGCAATCAATACAAATAAAAATTAATGCTGGAGCAATTTCGGGCTCTATAACTGTTGATACTTTTGATGACGACTCCTATGAGTTTGATGAAACAATTAGTATTGCCTATGGAACTCCAGCCAATGTTAACATTGGTTCAATAGACGTTCCAAACATTACAATATTAGATAATGATACACCACCAACAGTAGCATTTGAGCTTTCAAATGAAACTATTGTAGAAGGTGCCTCTGAATCAGTTACATTAACCGCAACTTTATCTGAAGTCTCGGGTTATGATGTTACTGTACCGTTTACAATGTCAGGGACAGCTGGCGCTGATGAATATGCGGTTTCATCTTTATCAATTTTTATACCTGCCGGTAACGAATCTGGAGCTGTAGAGGTTTCAACCACTGAATTTGATGACGAAGAGGTTGAAATATTAGAGACAATAATATTTAATATTGCTGAAATTACGAATGGGACTTCAGAAATAACAGAGGCTATTTTAAAATTAGAAAGTGATGACGATCCAAACTTAATTTCTGTTGTTGCTGAGCCTTTGGAATTTGCTGAGCACGAATCCTCTATAATCACAGCAACAATAGATCAAGCTGCATCTCGAGATGTAATTATACCATTATCATTCTCTGGAACGGCAACAAATGAGATTGATTATACTACTGGATTTGAAGCTGAAGGGGAAGAATCTTTAATAGGGCAACTAACCAACAGCGATTTCAACAAATATGGAATTTTAGAAGACGGAAGACATGTCTTTTTGAACAGCAATCAAATAAGAGTTATGTCTGCCGATGCAACCACAGAAAGCCAAGCTGATTTAGGGTCTTCGTATTATTTCATGGAAATTGAAGGAAATAATATCTATTTGAGTAATAATGATAGGATTGCAATTGCTGATATAACAGATATTTCTTCTAGTCAAGTGACCGTTGAAGAAATTGTTTCTTTGGATAACCTTAGCGGCAATGGTTATAGTTTTCATGTTGAAAATGGTAAAATTGTTTATGGTGTTAGTGTTAATTCTTCTGGTACAAGACAGGTATGGCTACTTGAAAGCTTAGAAGAAGACCCTATTTTACTTGGATCATCTTTAGAATGTTGTTATAGACCAGTGTTAATTAATGGTAATATTTATAGATTAGAGTCATGGGGTTATAGACAACTTATTGATGGAGATGATGGTATTTACATAAGTTACAATGGGGGCAACATAAATAGAGATAGAAAAACAATTGTTAAAGATAATATTCTTTATGGTTTTTCTAATGACGGTGATATTGTAAAGGTTGACTTGGAGGCAGGTGATGGAACTGTTTCACAGGCGTTTGATATTGATATTTCTGAGGATATTAATAACACAAGATCTTTTGGTTTTAGTCCAGATGGAAATATCGTTTTAGTTAATGAAGTCTTTGAGAATAGTCAAACAACTACTCAATTAAATTCATACCTGCAATCTACGCTGATTAAAATCTCGGCTGGACAGTTAACCGGTGAAATTTTAATTCAAGGTGTTGAAGATGATTTAAACGCACCAGGTGAGGAGTCAGATGAGACCATTGAAGTTTCTATAATTTCTTCACAAAACGCAAGTATGGGTGAATCCAATACAATTGAGGATTTCACTTTAACAATTCTAAACAACGAAATTGATTTAGTACTCGACGATCTTGCTTTCGATGAATTTTTTCCAGCTTTAACAAATAGCTCAGTAGCTTGGGGTGATTTTGACCGAGATGGTGACCAAGATATGGCTGTTATGGGACAAAGTTTCTTTTTTGGCGTAATAACTAGGGTTTATAAAAACGATAATGGTGTTTTTTCTGAAGCTAATGTTGGAGCTTTTGCTCCTACCTATGAGGGAGATTTAATGTGGGTAGATTACAATAAGGATGGTTACATTGATTTAGTAGTTTCTGGATTAGACCCAAATAACGATCCATCTACAATTATATATGAAAATATTAATGGACAGACATTCACTCCTAGTTTAGATTTGACATTGCCTGATCTATTTTCAACTTCAATGGACTCTGGTGATTTGGATAATGATGGTGATATTGACTTTGTAATCAATGGAATTGACACAAATAATGCATGGAAAAAATTCATCTACAAAAGAGATGGTAACCAACTGATTCTTGAAGAGGATTACCAAGGTCAGTTTGGCGGGGAAACAGGAATCCCAGATGGTGTTTTTAGAATTGCTGATAATCAATTAGATGGTGACTTGGATATCTTTATTTTAGGCGAAACAGACTCAAGAGTCAAAACTAACACATACATTGATGAAAATAATGAATATTATGACGTGGGTATGAACAGTCTTGAAGGCGCCTCAATGTCAACATTTGGTAACTATGTATACTTCATGGGTCAAGATTTTGATGAGTCAATGAGGTTTTACAGAAAATCATTAATTAATGGAGATACTCAAAATATTTCAGGGATAGAAGGATTGAAAAATGGGGATATTGCTATTGGTGATTATAACAATGATGGTTTTGAGGATTTAGTAATAACAGGTGAAAATTCTTCTGCATCTGCAGTGACAAAACTTTATGATGGAAAACCTAATAACACTTTTGTTGAAAATACAGAAATTGAACTTGTCGGGTTATTAAATTCAACTGCAAAATGGGTAGATTATGACACAGATGGAGATCTTGACTTATTCCTCAACGGTTCAAATGATTTTGGAGAATTCTCTTTACTTTATAAAACCAATCTTTTAAACAAAACTAACTCACCTTCTGATTTGATTGAAAACTTATCATTTGAAAACTTAGGCAACGGTAAGGTAAGGTTATCTTGGGATGAACCAAATGATGATTTCTCTGATAATTTAGGATATGTTTTAAGACTCGGAACGACTGAATTAGGCTCAGAGCTTTCAAATACTGAGAGTAATCTTGATACAGGACAAAGGTTAATTACAAAGTCCACACAGATAAACTCAAACAGTTTTGAGATTTCCTTAGATCCTGGAAATTATTTTTGGTCAGTTCAGTCAGTTGATAGTGGTTTAAAAGGAAGTGCTTTTTCAGAAGAATCTACTTTCCAATTAACTTATGAGTGGAAATTATTAAACCAAGGAGGGATAATAGACAGATCAATCAGTTCAGTAGATGACCCAATAGTAAAACTTACTGATATTGATGGGGATAACGACATGGATTTAGTTTATGGGTCACGAGCCTCAGGCTCTGATATTCAAATCTTCAGACTCGGAAAAAGTAATTTCGAGTATTTCGACAATGTTAATGATGCTAGAGGAATTACAGATATTGAATTTTTGGATATTAATAATGATTTAGTTTTAGACATTATAGTTAATACTTGGAATAGTCCCCAAAGTAACTTTTTAAGATTATATAATTCCAACTCGCAAGGTGGGTTTAATTCTGTTTTTAGTGCCCCTGGTCTCTATCAAGCAAAGATTGAATTAATAGATATTAATAATGATGGTACTCAGGAAATCGTTCATGCCGGAAGAACATCTGATGCTGCTAATTCACAGCTTAAGATTTTCGTTTTTGAACAAGACGGTAGCTCATTAAGTGACCAAGCGAATGATATATCAAACCAACTTGCATCGGGCGTCAGACAAGGAGCTTTTGGATTTGGGGATATTGACCAAGATGAAGATATCGATTTTGGAATTACAGGCCTGAGTAACTTTGGAGCACGAAGTGAAGTCTTTATGAACGAAACCATTTTTACTGAAACGGTAGCTCCAATATATACATTAAATCAAAATATTGACTTTACCCCTGCTTATGAAAGCACATTGGATTTTGTCGATTTTGATGCAGATGGAGACTTAGACATTTTACTAACTGGTCTTGGGCCTGCACCGTTGTTTAAAGTTTTTGCAAATAATGGATTAAGTGGTGATGATCTTGATTTTATTGAAGTTGATAATACAGGCTTATTACCCATACGATCTGCAAATCTTGATTATGGAGATTACAACGCAGATGGATATTTAGATATTTTGTATACCGGGACAGTATCTGGAATTGGAGAAGTAACAAAACTAGTTGAGTTTGACCCTGTCTCTAATTCATATGTAGAAAGTGATTTCGATTTATCGGATATTGTTAATGCATCAATAGCATTTGGTGATATTGATGGTGATGATGATCTAGATTTTACAGTAGCTGGTGAAAGTATCTCAGATAATAACTCAGTTATTAAAACGTACTTAAATGTTCGAAACGAATCTGCCGACGTAATATCAGGATCTACTGGATCGAGATTAGTTTCTTCAATGAGTCAAAATAATAACAATTTTGTTGTAAATGAAAGGCCAACAACCCCTGCTGGTATGACAAATGAATATTTAGGAGTTGACCCAGAAACAGGATATAATAAAGTTAGATTTACATGGAGTCCCTCTTCAGATGATCATACAAATCAATCTGGTTTAAGTTATGCCCTAAAAGTAGGAACAAGTGAAGGTGGAGATGATATTATGAAGGTGAAAGCTCTTAGTAACGGTTACAGATTAATTGCTGGTCGAGGCAACGTAGAACAAAACAACGAATGGCAATTAAATTTACCTACAGGAGATTACTATTGGTCAGTACAAGCTATTGATGCGTCTTTTAGCGGGTCTTATTTCTCTGACACAGTATCTTTCAATACTACTAGCTTATCAACAATTAGCCAAGAAGAAAATTTCTTAAATATTACAGTTTATCCAAACCCCGTTAAAGATGGACTTGTATACATCAAAGCTGATCTTTATGATTCGCTAGATGTTCAACTTTTTGATATTCAAGGAAGATTAGTAATTGATCAGCAAGTAAACAATAATAATATAGACGTTAGTGATTTAAGTGGTGGAGTGTATATGCTTAAAATTAAATCTCAGAATAAATCAAAAACTGTAAAATTAATTATACAATAA
- a CDS encoding ArsR/SmtB family transcription factor, which produces MGTAKTEIFSDQHNQIARFSKALGHPARVAILEYLFKINSCICGDLVLEIGLAQATISQHLKELKSLDLIQGTVAGTSVCYCIHAENWAKMKQTLSEFLNQDLTPQNCC; this is translated from the coding sequence ATGGGCACTGCAAAAACAGAAATATTTTCGGATCAACATAACCAAATTGCGCGCTTTTCAAAGGCTCTTGGGCATCCTGCACGTGTGGCTATTTTGGAGTATTTATTCAAAATAAATAGCTGTATCTGCGGCGATTTGGTCTTGGAAATAGGATTAGCACAAGCTACAATATCACAACACCTAAAGGAGCTAAAATCGCTCGATTTGATCCAAGGTACTGTAGCGGGCACAAGTGTTTGCTATTGTATCCATGCTGAAAATTGGGCCAAAATGAAACAAACTCTTTCAGAATTTTTGAACCAAGATTTGACCCCTCAAAATTGTTGTTAA